In one window of Mytilus trossulus isolate FHL-02 chromosome 7, PNRI_Mtr1.1.1.hap1, whole genome shotgun sequence DNA:
- the LOC134727206 gene encoding U3-aranetoxin-Ce1a-like, whose amino-acid sequence MWKEIFVLFGISIAIASSSKVQCKHTSECASDECCFYHEGPMVASKKRQASILPFAGMVQGGWCEKYRTQGEHCSGIATMNGHCGCAPGLKCNLIQDPTLPTLTIAPIKTILKRSMLFGWHSECQTAP is encoded by the exons ATGTGGAAggaaatatttgtacttttcgGAATCTCTATTGCAATCGCTTCTTCATCAAAG GTCCAGTGTAAGCATACGTCAGAGTGTGCCTCAGACGAGTGTTGTTTCTATCATGAAGGACCTATGGTAGCAAGTAAAAAAAGACAGGCCTCCATTCTTCCTTTTGCTGGTATGGTTCAAG gtggatggtgtgaaaaatataGAACCCAAGGTGAACATTGCAGCGGTATAGCTACAATGAATGGCCATTGCGGGTGTGCACCTGGTCTGAAATGTAATCTTATCCAGGACCCGACCCTCCCTACTCTGACAATTGCCCCAATCAAGACGATATTGAAACGTAGTATGCTTTTTGGTTGGCACAGTGAATGCCAAACAGCACCATAA
- the LOC134727207 gene encoding uncharacterized protein LOC134727207: protein MLKEICVFLVVSISIVSSVKVQCRHDTECGSDECCYYHEGSIVVSKKRESILPFSSMIQGGWCEKYKTEGQSCSYIAKMNGHCECGPGLTCTAVSTHTKFQKRMEWPATCLRSQT, encoded by the exons ATGTTGAAGGAAATATGTGTATTCTTAGTGGTTTCTATTTCAATCGTTTCTTCAGTAAAG gTTCAATGTAGACATGACACAGAATGTGGTTCAGACGAGTGCTGCTATTATCATGAAGGTTCAATTGTTGTGAGCAAGAAAAGAGAGTCCATTTTACCATTCTCTAGTATGATTCAAG GCGGGTGGTGTGAAAAGTACAAAACTGAAGGTCAGTCGTGCAGCTACATTGCTAAGATGAATGGTCATTGTGAGTGTGGACCTGGCCTGACGTGTACTGCTGTCAGCAcacatacaaaatttcaaaaacgaATGGAATGGCCAGCTACATGCTTGCGAAGCCAAACATAA